Within the Pengzhenrongella sicca genome, the region ATGTGCACGACTCGGATGATGACGGCCGTCGGCCGCCCGCAGTTCTCCGCGGTGCTCGAGTGCGCGGCCGCGGCGCGCGATCTCGGCAAGCACGTCTGGGCCGACGGCGGGGTGCGCCACCCGCGCGACGTCGCCCTCGCGATCGCGGCCGGGGCGTCCCAGGTCATGGTCGGCTCGTGGTTCGCGGGCACGCACGAGAGCCCGGGCGACCTGCACACCGACGGCGACGGGCGGCTCTACAAGGAGAGCTTCGGCATGGCGTCGGCGCGCGCCGTCGCCGCCCGCACGCGCGGCGGCTCCGCGTTCGACCGGGCCCGCAAGGGACTGTACGAGGAGGGCATCTCGAGCTCGCGGATGTACCTCGACCCCGAGCGCTCCGGCGTCGAGGACCTGCTCGACCGGATCACCTCGGGGCTGCGCTCGGCGTGCACCTACGTCGGCGCGACCTCGCTCGAGGAGCTGACCGAGCGCGCCGTCGTCGGCGTCCAGTCCGCCGCCGGGTACGACGAGGGGCGCCCGCTGCCCGATGGCTGGTAGCGGTCCACGCGAGCAGCTCGCTGCGCTGACCGCGCGCGGGGTCTCCTGGGCCGGCTACGCCGCCCGGGTCCGGGACCTGCCGACGCCGGGCCGGCCCGCGGCCGTGCTCGTGCTGTTCGGGGTGCTCGACTCGACGCCCGCGCACCGCGCCTCCGGGGCGGTGCCGGCCGACCTCGACGTGCTGCTCGTGGGCCGCGCGACGACGCTCCGGCACCACTCCGGCCAGATCGCGTTCCCCGGCGGGCGCCTCGACCCCGGCGACTCCGGACCCGTGGCCGGCGCGCTGCGCGAGGCGGTCGAGGAGACCGGCCTCGACGTGGCCGGCGTCGAGGTGCTCGGCACGCTGGGCGAGCTCCCCGTCCCGGTGAGCGACCACCTCGTGACGCCCGTGCTGGCCTGGTGGTCGCGCCCGTCGCCGGTCGACGTCGTCGACACCGGCGAGTCCGCGGTCGTGTTCCGCGCACCGGTCGCCGACCTGCTCGACCCGGCCAACCGCCGCACCGCGCTGTACGGCAGGGCGCCGGGGGCGCCGGGCGCGCCCGGAGGTCCCGCGTTCCTGGTCGCCGGGCACGTCGTCTGGGGGTTCACGGCGCTCGTGCTCGACACGCTGTTCGACGAGCTCGGCTGGACGCAGCCGTGGGACCGCGGGCAGACGATCGCGGCCCCGATCGCACGCTAACGGCCGCCGGAGCGGCTCCCAGAGCGGCTCCCAGAGCGGCTCCCGAAGCGGCTCCCGGAGCGGTCCGTGGTCGGCCTCAGGCCGCCTCCGGTCGCCCGCGTGTGGGCAATCTGCTCCCCGCCGCACGCGTGTGGGCGATCTGCGGGTCCGGAGCCAATTCAGGGGACCGAACGCCCACACGCGCGCGGACCCGGGCCGATTGCCCACACTCGCGCCCGGCGGCCGCAGATGGTCGTGGTGCACGTATGTGCACAGAGTTTGCGCATACGTGCACGGCGGGCGACCATGGATCAGACGTTCGGTAGAGACCTCGACGATGCAGTCCGGGGCCGCCGGCGACAGGCGACCCGTGAGTCATCACGGGCGAGGAGGAAACAGTGAACACGGCGGCACTCACAGCGCAGACCCGGACAGCGGCACTCGATGCCCTCCGCGCAAGCAACGACCCGAGCCACGAGTTCGACATCCTGGTGATCGGCGGCGGCGTGACCGGCGCCGGCATCGCGCTCGACGCGGCGAGCCGCGGCCTGACCGTCGGCATCGTCGAGGGGCAGGACTGGGCGTCGGGCACGTCGAGCCGCTCGAGCAAGCTCGTGCACGGCGGCCTGCGCTACCTGCAGATGCTCGACTTCCACCTGGTCCGCGAGGCGCTGACCGAGCGCGACCTCCTGCTCACCGAGATCGCGCCGCACCTCGTGCGGCCGGCCTCGTTCCTCCTGCCGCTGGAGCACCGCGTGTGGCAGCGCGCCTACTTCGGCGCCGGCGTCGCGCTGTACGACACCCTGGCGAGCATCAACGGCCGGCGCCGCGCGCTGCCGCTGCACAGCCACGTGACCCGCAAGGGCCTGACGAAGCTGTTCCCCGACCTGCGCCACGAGGCCGCGATCGGCGCCATCCGGTACTGGGACGCCACGGTCGACGATGCGCGGCTGGTCTCGACCCTCATCCGCACCGCCGTCTCCTACGGCGCCGCGGCAGCCTCGCGCACCCAGGTCGTCGCGATGACGTCCAACGAGACCGGCACGATCACCGGCGCCACGGTCGAAGACCTCGAGACCGGGTCGCGGTTCGACGTGCACGCGCGCCAGGTCATCACGGCGACCGGGGTGTGGACCGAGGAGACCGAGTCGCTCGCCAAGACCGACGGCGGCCTGAAGGTCCTCGCCTCCAAGGGCATCCACATCGTCGTGCCGCGCGAGTGCATCGCCGGCGAGACCGGGCTGCTGCTGCAGACCGAGAAGAGCGTCCTGTTCGTGATCCCGTGGTCGCGCTACTGGGTGATCGGCACCACCGACACCCCGTGGACCAGCGATCTCGTGCACCCGGTCGCGACGGCGGCGGACATCGACTACGTCCTTGAGCACGCCAACGCGGTCCTGGCCCGTCCGATCTCCCGCAAGGACATCATCGGGACCTGGGCCGGCCTGCGCCCGCTGCTGCAGCCCGGCACCAAGGAGGGCACGTCGTCGGCGAAGGTCTCCCGCGAGCACACCGTCGCCTCCCCCACCCCCGGCCTGACCGTCATCGCCGGCGGCAAGCTCACCACCTACCGCGTCATGGCCAAGGACGCCGTGGACTTCGCCCTCGGCGACCACGCCAAGGCGCAGCCGTGCGTGACCGGCAAGATCCCGCTCGCCGGCGCGACGGGCCTGGCCCAGATGCGCGCGCAGAGCGCCACGATCGCCAGCCGGTACGGCTGGACCGAGGCGATGCTGGACCACCTGCTGCACCGGTACGGGTCGCTGCTGACCGAGCTCACGGCCGCCGTCGACGCCGAGCCCGGCCTCGGCACCCCCCTGGCCGGCGCACCCGCCTACCTGCGCGCCGAGATCGCCTACGCCGTCACCCACGAAGGCGCCCTGCACCTGGACGACGTCCTCATGCACCGCACCCGGATCAACTACGAGCAGCTCGACCGCGGCGTCGGCGCCCTCGACGAGATCGCCGAGATCCTCACCCCGCTGCTCGGCTGGGACGACGCGACCCGCACCCGCGAGATCGCCGCCTACCGCACCCGCGCCGAGGCCGAGGCCGCCGCCGAGCTCCAGCCCGACGACGCCAGCGCCGAGACCGTCCGCCTCCAGGCCGATGAGATCGCCCCGCTCCACGCGCTCGCCACGCTGTAGGTACGTCGAGGTTCGGCCCGCCGACCCCCGGCGGGCCGAACCTCGGCACGGCAGGCGGGCTCTGGCCCGCTGTACGCGTCGCGACCGGCATCGACGCCGGCCCCGATGGCCCCCCAAGATTCGGAGACCACACGCACATGGCTGACTACGTTCTCGCCATCGACCAGGGGACGCTCGTCTCCCGGGCGACCCTGTTCACCCACGCCGGCCTCGTCGTCGAGACGGCCGAGCTCGAACACGCTCAGCTCCACCCCCACGCGGGCTGGGTCGAGCACGACGCGACCGAGATCTGGACCAACGTCCGCGAGGTCGTCGGCGCCGTGCTGGCCCGCGCGAACCTCACCCACCGCGACGTCGCGGCCGTCGGGATCACGAACCAGCGCGAGACCGCGGTCGTGTGGGACAAGACCACCGGCGAGCCGGTCTGCCCCGCGATCGGCTGGCAGGACACCCGCACCGAGGCAATCGTCGAGCGGCTCGGCGCGCTGCCGGGATCGGTCGCGGCGGTCGGCGCGGACCGCTACAAGGAGCGGGTCGGGCTGCCGCTCGCCACGTACTTCTCGGGCCCGAAGGTCACCTGGATCCTCGACAACGTCGAGGGCGCGCGGGCCAAGGCCGAGGCGGGCGACCTCCTGTTCGGCACCACCGACTCCTGGGTGCTGTGGAACATGACCGGCGGCGCCCGTGGCGGCATCCACGTCACCGACCCGACGAACGCCTCGCGCACGATGCTGATGAACCTCGACACGCTGACGTGGAACGAGGAGATCGCCGCCCAGATGTCGATCCCGCTGTCCATGCTCCCGGAGATCAGGTCCTCCTCCGAGGTCTACGGCACCGGCCGCCCCGGCGGCCTCCTGCCGGGCGTGCCGATCGCCGGCATCCTCGGGCACCAGCAGGCCGCGACGTTCGGGCAGGCGTGCTTCGAGGTGGGTGACGCCACGATCACGTTCGGCACGGGCAACTTCATGCTGCTCAACACCGGCACGACGCCGGTCCCGTCCACCACCGGGCTGCTGACCACCGTCGCGTACAAGATCGGCGCCGAGCCGGCCGTCTATGCCCTCGAGGGGACCGTCGACGTCACCGGCTCGCTCGTGCAGTGGATGCGGGACAACCTCGCCATGATCACCTCGGCCGACGAGGTCGAGGGGCTTGCGATGAGCGTCCCCGACAACGGCGGCGCGTACTTCGTGCCGGCCTTCGCCGGCCTCTACGCCCCCTACGACCGCTCGGACGCCCGCGGGGCGCTCGTCGGCCTCACGCGGTACGTGAACAAGGGACACATCGCCCGGGCCGCGCTCGAGGCGACCGCGTTCCAGACCCGCGAGGTGCTCGACGCCATGACGGCCGACGCCGGCGTGAGCCTCGCGGAGCTGACGGTGGCGGGCGCGGCGGTGCGCAACGAGACGCTCATGCAGTTCCAGGCCGACATCCTCGGCGTGGCCGTGATCCGCCCGACCGGCGGCGACCAGGTCGCCGCGGGCGCCGCCTATGCCGCGGGCATCGCGGTGGGCTTCTGGCCGGGCACGCAGACGATCATCGACAACGCCGCCGACGCCGGCCGCTGGGTCCCGTCGATGGCGTCCGCCGAGCGGGACCGCCAGTACCGCCTGTGGAAGAAGGCCGTCACCAAGACCTTCAACTGGGTCGACGAGCCCGCGGCTGCCGCCGAGCTCAGCCTCCTCGCCGCGCCAGCCCTCGTCCCCGAGCCCGCTACGGCCGTCCGCACCGTCGCGACCCCGCCAGGGGTAGCGGGGCCGGAGCTCGACGCCGACCTGATGGACCTCTCGTACTTCCACGACGACGCACGGGCGGTAGTTCACCCGCAGCCGACGCACAGTTCGCTCAATTAGTTGAACGATCGTCCGATAGGCACGACGAACAGGCAGGTCTGTCTCGTCGTACCAGGAGGACAAGCGTGAGCATCGGCCCGATCGAGTCGGTCACGGACCAGGTCCGTGCGCCGGAGGCACTCATCCAGGTCCCGGGTCACATCACCGCGGCCGCGCAGAGCCTCGGCATCTCGGCGGCCCAGATGTCGCAGGCGTTCTCCGTCGGCGCGAGCCTCGCCGACGTCGCGCAGACGCGTGGGATCTCGCAGGAGGACCTCCTCAGCGCGATGGAGGCGAACCCGCCCGCGAACCTGGCGGTGGTCGTCGCCGCGCGCGGAGCGCGCCAGCCCGCCCCCACGGGGGCCGGCGCGCTCGACGTGCTGGCGTGAGCGTCAGGCGCTGACCAGCGACCGCAGGACGTACTGCAGGATGCCGCCGTTGCGGTAGTAGTCCGCCTCGCCGGGAGTGTCGATCCGCAGGTCGGCGTCGAACTCTACGACCGTGCCGTCCGTGCGGGTGGCCCGGACCGCGACCGTCGGCGGCGTGCGGCCCTCGTTGAGCGCCGTGACGCCCGAGAGGTCGAAGGTCTCCGTGCCGTCGAGGCCGAGGGTGGCCGCGGACTCCCCCAGCGGGAACTGCAGCGGGAGCACGCCCATCCCGATGAGGTTCGAGCGGTGGATCCGCTCGAAGCTCTCCGTGATGACGGCGCGCACCCCGAGCAGCGACGTGCCCTTGGCCGCCCAGTCGCGCGACGACCCGGAGCCGTACTCCTTGCCGCCGAGGATCACGAGCGGGATCCCCGCGGCGGCGTAGTCCTGCGCCGCGTCGTAGATCGCCGCCTGCTCGCCGGTGAGGTGGTTGACCGTGAAGCCGCCCTCGACGCCGGGCACCAGCTCGTTGCGCAGCCGGATGTTCGCGAACGTGCCCCGGATCATCACCTCGTGGTTGCCGCGGCGCGACCCGTACGAGTTGAAGTCCCGGCGCGCGACCCCGTGCTCGGCGAGGTAGGCGCCCGCGGGGCTGTCCGCCTTGATCGAGCCGGCGGGGCTGATGTGGTCGGTCGTGACGGAGTCCCCGAGCTTGGCCAGCACGCGGGCCCCGACGACGTCGGTGACCGGCGCCGGCGCGGCGCTCATGCCGTCGAAGTACGGGGGCTTGCGCACGTACGTGGACTCCGGGTCCCAGGCGAACGTCGCGCCCTGCGGGGTCTGCAGCGCGCGCCAGCGCTCGTCGCCCGCGAACACGTCGGCGTAGTCGGTCGTGAACATGTCGCGGTCGATCGCCGAGTCCATCGTCGCCTGCACCTCGCGCGGCGCGGGCCAGATGTCGCGCAGGAAGATGCCCACGCCGTCGTCGCCCACGCCGAGCGGCTCGACCTCGAAGTCGAAGTCCATCGTCCCGGCGAGGGCGTACGCGATCACGAGCGGCGGGGACGCGAGGTAGTTCATCTTGACGTCCGGGTTGATCCGGCCCTCGAAGTTCCGGTTGCCCGACAGGACCGAGACCACCGCGAGGTCGTGCTCGCCCACGACCGCGGACACCTCCTCGGGCAGGGGGCCCGAGTTGCCGATGCACGTGCCGCAGCCGTAGCCCACGAGGTGGAACCCGAGCTTCTCGAGGTAGGGCCACAGGCCCGCCTTCTCGTAGTAGTCGGTGACGACCTTGGAGCCCGGCGCCATCGACGTCTTGACCCACGGCTTGGCCGTCAGGCCGCGATTGACGGCGTTGCGCGCGAGCAGGGCCGCGGCGAGCATGACCGAGGGGTTCGAGGTGTTGGTGCACGAGGTGATCGAGGCGATGACGACGGCGCCGTGGTCGAGCTCCGTCTCGGTGCCGCTCGCGAGCGTCACCGGGACGCGGTGGTGCGGGCGCCGCGCGACGTCGCCGCGCGCCACCTGGGCGGGGACGCCCGCGCTGTCGTCGTGCTCGCCGGCCGCGATCGGGTCGGACGCCGGGAAGGTCTCCTCGACCGCGCCGTCCAGGTCACTGCCGTGCGGCTCGTGCGCGCCGTCGACGTAGTCGAGGATCGAGGTCGCGAAGGCCTCCTTGGCCTCGGTGAGCTCGATGCGGTCCTGCGGCCGCTTCGGCCCCGCGATCGAGGGGACCACGGTGGACAGGTCGAGGCCGAGGTACTCCGAGAACACGGGCTCGACGGCCGGGTCGTGCCACAGCCCCTGCTCCTTGGCGTACGCCTCGACGAGGGCGACCTCGGCGTCCCCGCGGCCGGTCAGGCGCAGGTAGTCGATCGTGACGTCGTCGATCGGGAAGATCGCGCACGTCGAGCCGAACTCGGGCGACATGTTGCCGATCGTGGCGCGGTTCGCGAGCGGGACCTGCGCGACGCCGTCGCCGTAGAACTCCACGAACTTGCCGACGACGCCGTGCTGGCGCAGCTGCTGCGTGATCGTCAGGACGACGTCGGTCGCGGTCACGCCGGGCGGGATCGCGCCGGACAGCTTGAAGCCGACCACGCGCGGGATCAGCATCGAGACCGGCTGGCCGAGCATCGCGGCCTCGGCCTCGATGCCACCGACGCCCCAGCCGAGCACGCCCAGGCCGTTGACCATCGTGGTGTGCGAGTCGGTGCCCACGCACGTGTCCGGGTAGGCGCGCAGGAGCGTCGTGCCGGGGGCCGGGCGCGTCATGACGACCCGTGCCAGGTACTCGATGTTCACCTGGTGCACGATGCCGGTGCCGGGCGGGACAACCTTGAAGTCGTCGAACGCCGTCTGGCCCCACCGCAGGAACTGGTAGCGCTCGTGGTTGCGCTCGTACTCGAGCGCCACGTTCCGCTCGAACGCGTCCGCGCGCCCCGCGACGTCGATCTGCACGGAGTGGTCGATCACGAGCTCGGCGGGCGCGAGCGGGTTGATCCGGTCCGGATCGCCGCCGAGGTCGGCGACGGCCTCGCGCATCGTGGCGAGGTCCACGATGCAAGGCACGCCGGTGAAGTCCTGCATGACGACGCGGGCGGGGGTGAACTGGATCTCCGTGCTCGGCTGCGCCGTCGGATCCCAGGCCGCGAGCGCGCGGACGTGGTCGGCGGTGATGTTCGCGCCGTCCTCGGTGCGCAGCAGGTTCTCCGCGAGGATCTTGAGGCTGTACGGGAGCCGGTCAAGGCCCGGGACGGCGGCCAGCCGGTAGATCTCGTAGGAGGTCTCGTCGACCTCCAGGGTCCCCTTCGACCCGAACGTGTCAACGGTGCTCACTGGTGACTCCTTTGGCCCGGCGGAAAGTGCGATGTATCTTGACGTCAAGATACATTCTAGCGCGTCCGGCCGACGACCGGCCCACTTCGGCTGCCTGCGTACCGACGTGATGCTGACCCGGCTACTGCTGCGCCTGAGCCTTGGCGAGCTCGTCAGCCATCTTGCGCTCGTGCTCGACCGCGCGCTCGTGCGCACGCGGGTCGTACTCCGGCGTGCCGGACTTGCGGGCCTCCGCCGCGGAGACCTTCCCCGCCTCGATGTACCGCCGGGCCGCCTCGTTCTCCTGCTCGCTCGCCACGATGAGCTCCTCCGGTCACGGCGGCCCCGAGCGGACCGCGTGCGTCCGACGCTATGCCCGCCCCGGCGGCCTCGGCCAGCCGAACGGGCGGCGAGCCCCCGGCCCGCGGCTCAGCGCTCGAAGACCGCGATGCACTCGACGTGATGGGTCATCGGGAAGAGGTCGTAGGCCGTCAGGCCGGCCAACCCGTACCCGCTCTCGGCGAGATACGACACGTCTCGCGCGAGCGCGGCCGGGTCGCACGCGACGTAGACGACCCGCTCGGGTCGCAGCTCGGTAATCGACGCGACGACCTTGCGGCCCGCGCCGGACCGCGGCGGGTCGAGCACGACGAAGTCGGCGTGCACGACGTCGGAGTCGGCGTCGAGCGTGCCCGCGAGAACCTTGGCGACCTCGCCGTGGTGGAGCTCGATGTTCGAGCGGTCGTGGGAGTTGCGGCGCGCGTCGTGCACGGCGCGCGCGTCGCCCTCGACCGAGACGACCTCGCCCGTGGCGCCGACGGCGTCGGCCAGCGGCAGCGTGAACAGGCCCGCGCCGGAGTACAGGTCGAGCACGGTCGCGCCGTCGACGTCGCCGAGGCCGGCGAGCACCGCCGCGGTGAGCACGGCGGGCGCCTCGCGGTGCACCTGCCAGAACCCGTCGGCCGTGACCCGGTAGGAGTACTCGCGGTCGCCGAGCGTCATCGTCTCGCGCACGCTCGTGCGCGCGTTCGGGCGCGTGTCTGCGCTCCGACCGGCGAACGGCACGCCGTCCACGAGCACCATCGGCGTCTGGCCGCCGGCGGGGGCGATCGCCTCGAGGTGGGTGCCCGGGCGCCAGGTGCGCGCGAACAGGCCGAGCTCCGCGATGGCCTCGCTCGCGAGCGGCATGTCGGTCAGCGCGCGGATGTCGTGCGAGCGGATGCCGCGCATGCCGGCCCGGCCGGAGTCGTCGACCACGAGGTCGATGCGGGTGCGCCAGCCGAGCCCGCCGCGCTCGTCGTCGCCCGGCGCGGCCTCGACCACGACCGCGCGCTCGAGCTTGGCGAGCCGCTGGAGCTGCTCGGCGACGACGGTCGCCTTCCAGGCGCGCTGCGCGGGCAGGGCGACGTGCGCGAGCTCGCCGCCCCCGACCCCGCCCGGTCCGGCCGCCGGCCAGGCCGACGGCACGCGGTCGGGCGAGGCCTCGAGGATCTCGACCGCGTCCGCGCGCCAGAACGTGGCGTCGTCGGCGAAGTCGGTCAGGCGGGCGCGCACGCGCTCGCCCGGGAGGGTGTGCCGCACGAAGATGACGCGGCCGCCGGGCCGGTCGGTGGACTCGTCCGCGGGCAGGCGCGCCACGCAGTGCCCACCGTGGGCGACCGGGCCGATCTCGAGCTCGACGAGGGGCCCGCGAGCGCCCTTGTGCGGGGTCTCGGGGCGTGCGGTGCGGGAGGTCGAAGGGTCAGTAGCCACGCGGTACGGTACCCCGTAACGGCTCGTCGAGCCCCGTCTGCCCGGCCGAGGAGTTCAGCTGCCAGGGCACCGAGGCCACCACGACGCCCGGCGTGAACAGCAGGCGGCCCTTGAGCCGCAGCGCGCTCTGGTTGTGCAGCAGCTGCTCCCACCAGTGCCCGACGACGTACTCGGGGATGTACACCACGACGAGGTCCCGCGGGCTCTCGCGGCGGATCGAGCGCACGTAGTCGACGATCGGCCGGGTGACCTCCCGGAACGGCGAGTCAAGCACCTTCAGCGGCACCGGCAGGTCGAGCGCGTCCCACCGGGCCCGCAGGTCGACGACGTCGTCGCGGTCGACCCCGACGGTGACAGCTTCGAGCAGCTGGGGCCGCGAGGCGCGCGCGTAGGCGATCGCCCGCATCGTCGGCTTGTGCAGCCGAGACACGAGGACGATCGCGTGCACCCGGCTGGGCAGCGCACGGGCGGACGAGGGGTCCTCGCCGAGCGCCAGCTCCTCGCGGACCGAGTCGTAGTGCTTGCGGATCGCCTTCATCACGATGAACACGATGACCATCGCGATGATCGCGATGTACGCCCCGTGCGTGAACTTCGTGATCAGGACGACGACGAGCACCGTGCCCGTCATGCCGAACCCGATCGCGTTGATCACGCGCGAGCGCCGCATGGTCCGGCGCACGCCCGGATCGGGCTCGGTGCGCAGGTGCCGCGTCCAGTGCCGGACCATGCCGAGCTGGCTGAGGGTGAACGACACGAAGACGCCGACGATGTAGAGCTGGATCAGGCGTGTGACCTGGGCGTCGAACGCCACGATCAGCGCGATCGCCGCGAGCGCGAGCGTGAGGATCCCGTTCGAGAACGCGAGCCGGTCGCCGCGCGTGTGCAGCTGGCGCGGGAGGAAGCCGTCCTTGGCCAGGATCGAGCCGAGCACGGGAAACCCGTTGAAGGCGGTGTTGGCGGCCAGCACGAGGATGAAGCCGGTGACGGCGGACACGGCGTAGAACGCGAGCGGGAAGCCGGTGAAGATCGCGTCCGCGAGCTGCCCGATCACCGGGTGCTGGACGTAGTCCGGGCCGACGGGCTGCCCGTCGATCGTCAGCTGCGACAGGTCCTCGGCGTAGCGCACGTGGGTGAGGTTCGCGAGCACGAGGATGGCCATGATCATGCTGACCGAGATGCTCCCGAGCAGCGCCAGCGTCGTCGCGGCGTTCTTGCTCTTCGGTTTCTGGAAGGCGGGCACCCCGTTGCTGATGGCCTCGACGCCCGTCAGGGCCGCGCTCCCCGAGGCGAAGGCACGCAGGATCAGGAAGGCGCCGGCGAGGCCCGTCAGGCCCTGCTCGAGCCCGGGGGTCGCCGCCAGCTCGAAGTCCGCGCTCTCGGCCATCGGCAGCTCGCCGAGGGCGTAGCGCACGAAGCCCACGACCGCCATCGTGCCGATCGCGAACATGAACAGGTACACCGGGATCGCGAACGCGGTGCCCGACTCCTTCACGCCCCGCA harbors:
- a CDS encoding NUDIX hydrolase, which produces MAGSGPREQLAALTARGVSWAGYAARVRDLPTPGRPAAVLVLFGVLDSTPAHRASGAVPADLDVLLVGRATTLRHHSGQIAFPGGRLDPGDSGPVAGALREAVEETGLDVAGVEVLGTLGELPVPVSDHLVTPVLAWWSRPSPVDVVDTGESAVVFRAPVADLLDPANRRTALYGRAPGAPGAPGGPAFLVAGHVVWGFTALVLDTLFDELGWTQPWDRGQTIAAPIAR
- a CDS encoding glycerol-3-phosphate dehydrogenase/oxidase, with the translated sequence MNTAALTAQTRTAALDALRASNDPSHEFDILVIGGGVTGAGIALDAASRGLTVGIVEGQDWASGTSSRSSKLVHGGLRYLQMLDFHLVREALTERDLLLTEIAPHLVRPASFLLPLEHRVWQRAYFGAGVALYDTLASINGRRRALPLHSHVTRKGLTKLFPDLRHEAAIGAIRYWDATVDDARLVSTLIRTAVSYGAAAASRTQVVAMTSNETGTITGATVEDLETGSRFDVHARQVITATGVWTEETESLAKTDGGLKVLASKGIHIVVPRECIAGETGLLLQTEKSVLFVIPWSRYWVIGTTDTPWTSDLVHPVATAADIDYVLEHANAVLARPISRKDIIGTWAGLRPLLQPGTKEGTSSAKVSREHTVASPTPGLTVIAGGKLTTYRVMAKDAVDFALGDHAKAQPCVTGKIPLAGATGLAQMRAQSATIASRYGWTEAMLDHLLHRYGSLLTELTAAVDAEPGLGTPLAGAPAYLRAEIAYAVTHEGALHLDDVLMHRTRINYEQLDRGVGALDEIAEILTPLLGWDDATRTREIAAYRTRAEAEAAAELQPDDASAETVRLQADEIAPLHALATL
- the glpK gene encoding glycerol kinase GlpK, encoding MADYVLAIDQGTLVSRATLFTHAGLVVETAELEHAQLHPHAGWVEHDATEIWTNVREVVGAVLARANLTHRDVAAVGITNQRETAVVWDKTTGEPVCPAIGWQDTRTEAIVERLGALPGSVAAVGADRYKERVGLPLATYFSGPKVTWILDNVEGARAKAEAGDLLFGTTDSWVLWNMTGGARGGIHVTDPTNASRTMLMNLDTLTWNEEIAAQMSIPLSMLPEIRSSSEVYGTGRPGGLLPGVPIAGILGHQQAATFGQACFEVGDATITFGTGNFMLLNTGTTPVPSTTGLLTTVAYKIGAEPAVYALEGTVDVTGSLVQWMRDNLAMITSADEVEGLAMSVPDNGGAYFVPAFAGLYAPYDRSDARGALVGLTRYVNKGHIARAALEATAFQTREVLDAMTADAGVSLAELTVAGAAVRNETLMQFQADILGVAVIRPTGGDQVAAGAAYAAGIAVGFWPGTQTIIDNAADAGRWVPSMASAERDRQYRLWKKAVTKTFNWVDEPAAAAELSLLAAPALVPEPATAVRTVATPPGVAGPELDADLMDLSYFHDDARAVVHPQPTHSSLN
- a CDS encoding aconitate hydratase — encoded protein: MSTVDTFGSKGTLEVDETSYEIYRLAAVPGLDRLPYSLKILAENLLRTEDGANITADHVRALAAWDPTAQPSTEIQFTPARVVMQDFTGVPCIVDLATMREAVADLGGDPDRINPLAPAELVIDHSVQIDVAGRADAFERNVALEYERNHERYQFLRWGQTAFDDFKVVPPGTGIVHQVNIEYLARVVMTRPAPGTTLLRAYPDTCVGTDSHTTMVNGLGVLGWGVGGIEAEAAMLGQPVSMLIPRVVGFKLSGAIPPGVTATDVVLTITQQLRQHGVVGKFVEFYGDGVAQVPLANRATIGNMSPEFGSTCAIFPIDDVTIDYLRLTGRGDAEVALVEAYAKEQGLWHDPAVEPVFSEYLGLDLSTVVPSIAGPKRPQDRIELTEAKEAFATSILDYVDGAHEPHGSDLDGAVEETFPASDPIAAGEHDDSAGVPAQVARGDVARRPHHRVPVTLASGTETELDHGAVVIASITSCTNTSNPSVMLAAALLARNAVNRGLTAKPWVKTSMAPGSKVVTDYYEKAGLWPYLEKLGFHLVGYGCGTCIGNSGPLPEEVSAVVGEHDLAVVSVLSGNRNFEGRINPDVKMNYLASPPLVIAYALAGTMDFDFEVEPLGVGDDGVGIFLRDIWPAPREVQATMDSAIDRDMFTTDYADVFAGDERWRALQTPQGATFAWDPESTYVRKPPYFDGMSAAPAPVTDVVGARVLAKLGDSVTTDHISPAGSIKADSPAGAYLAEHGVARRDFNSYGSRRGNHEVMIRGTFANIRLRNELVPGVEGGFTVNHLTGEQAAIYDAAQDYAAAGIPLVILGGKEYGSGSSRDWAAKGTSLLGVRAVITESFERIHRSNLIGMGVLPLQFPLGESAATLGLDGTETFDLSGVTALNEGRTPPTVAVRATRTDGTVVEFDADLRIDTPGEADYYRNGGILQYVLRSLVSA
- a CDS encoding translation initiation factor 2, with protein sequence MASEQENEAARRYIEAGKVSAAEARKSGTPEYDPRAHERAVEHERKMADELAKAQAQQ
- a CDS encoding class I SAM-dependent RNA methyltransferase; its protein translation is MATDPSTSRTARPETPHKGARGPLVELEIGPVAHGGHCVARLPADESTDRPGGRVIFVRHTLPGERVRARLTDFADDATFWRADAVEILEASPDRVPSAWPAAGPGGVGGGELAHVALPAQRAWKATVVAEQLQRLAKLERAVVVEAAPGDDERGGLGWRTRIDLVVDDSGRAGMRGIRSHDIRALTDMPLASEAIAELGLFARTWRPGTHLEAIAPAGGQTPMVLVDGVPFAGRSADTRPNARTSVRETMTLGDREYSYRVTADGFWQVHREAPAVLTAAVLAGLGDVDGATVLDLYSGAGLFTLPLADAVGATGEVVSVEGDARAVHDARRNSHDRSNIELHHGEVAKVLAGTLDADSDVVHADFVVLDPPRSGAGRKVVASITELRPERVVYVACDPAALARDVSYLAESGYGLAGLTAYDLFPMTHHVECIAVFER
- a CDS encoding APC family permease; its protein translation is MPDIQDAAKRFLLGRPVRSDRLGHTLLPKRIALPVFASDALSSVAYAPDEILLTLSLAGVTALVISPWVGLVVAIVMITVVASYRQNVHAYPSGGGDYEVATVNLGANAGVTVASALLVDYVLTVAVSISSGSQYAASALPALRGHETTFAVVLVVLLTLANLRGVKESGTAFAIPVYLFMFAIGTMAVVGFVRYALGELPMAESADFELAATPGLEQGLTGLAGAFLILRAFASGSAALTGVEAISNGVPAFQKPKSKNAATTLALLGSISVSMIMAILVLANLTHVRYAEDLSQLTIDGQPVGPDYVQHPVIGQLADAIFTGFPLAFYAVSAVTGFILVLAANTAFNGFPVLGSILAKDGFLPRQLHTRGDRLAFSNGILTLALAAIALIVAFDAQVTRLIQLYIVGVFVSFTLSQLGMVRHWTRHLRTEPDPGVRRTMRRSRVINAIGFGMTGTVLVVVLITKFTHGAYIAIIAMVIVFIVMKAIRKHYDSVREELALGEDPSSARALPSRVHAIVLVSRLHKPTMRAIAYARASRPQLLEAVTVGVDRDDVVDLRARWDALDLPVPLKVLDSPFREVTRPIVDYVRSIRRESPRDLVVVYIPEYVVGHWWEQLLHNQSALRLKGRLLFTPGVVVASVPWQLNSSAGQTGLDEPLRGTVPRGY